The genomic DNA TTTGGATTTTGGATTGTCGATTGATTATACAGATAAATCTGGAGGTTTGTACCATTAAGGAACTATTGGTCAGTATTATTAAGTATTATTGCAGCTTCTGAAGCAAAAACCTGTATTTTTAAATACTTATTTTTAGAGAAAATTCATATATGCAAAATGTGTAAAGTCCAACTACTGCTGAGAGTAGCGAGTTTGATTTGCTTGATCCTCAACTGAGACAATCCTGTGTTAAGAATAGCATTGCTCCGATGTCAAAATTAGCCGCATCTTCGCAATGCCATCTTTCAGGGGATGATCAACTAATATTGGGGAATTGAATCATCAACTAATAGAGAATAGGCATCAATGCCACCCGTAATATTTTTAACATTTGTAAAACCTTGAACCATGAGCCACTGGCACATCTGGGCAGAGCGAATACCGTGGTGACATAATACAAGGGTTTCAGCTTGGGGATTGAACATGGTGGGGACTTGATCGCCCCATTCCACAAACTCGCTGAGGGGGAGGTTGACAAAACCCTCAATTTTAGCGGCTGCTAGTTCTTGAGGTTCGCGCACATCTACTAACTGAATACTTGCATCACCAGAAGACAGACGTTGCGCCAGTTCCTCTACACTAATCTGAGTAATGAGTTGACCAGAAGGATTCCCTGTCATGAGATTTTTGTAAACAACCTTATCACCTTTATGGTGACAGAAAATCTTTCTCCTAGCATCAGCATCTATTCCCCAGGGAGTAGCCATGAGTCATTTTCCATTACTCATTCAGCAATTCGCCGCTGATGGGCTTGCAAATCCAATCACTATCAAACTTCTTTCTGGTTTAGTATGTCTAATGTCAATAGTCAACGCTCATTGTTTGGTTTCTTGGTAGCTGGTGCGATCGCACTACTGATCATGTCCGCCGGATTATACTGGTTTTTCGCCAAATCTCCGGTTAACCTCCTGGCCTCTACCTCTAGTCCCAATGCTGCTATTTTCGTGTCAAAATTGGCTCCGGTGACGGTTTCGCTGCTAACGAATCCTGAGCGATTGCAATCTTTGGAGCGTCAAGGTGAATTATCTCAACTCAAAACCAGTTTATTGGCTAAGAGTGGCATCAATTACAAACAAGATATTCAGCCCTGGCTAGGAAATGAAATTACCCTCTCCGTCACGACTGTAGATATTGATCGCGACGCGGAGAATGGACGACAGCCAGGGTATCTCATGGCGCTAGCAACTGATAAACCAGAGAAAAGCCGCGAGTTTTTAGACTTGTTATTTTCTCGTAGGGTATTGGCTGGCGCAAATTTGGCTGTTGAGGAATATGAAGGCGTAAAGCTGATATCTGACTCCCAACCACAGCCGGATTCCCTAGCTGGTGCAGTTGTCGATGGCTTTGTCTTATTTGCCAATGATCGGTCGGTGCTGCGAGATGCAATTAATAACGTCCAGGCTCCTGATTTAAATTTGTCCAGTTCGTCTCAATACCAAAAAGCCACCCAACAACTGCCTAAAGCCTCCCTAGCAACGGCTTTTCTCAATCTTCCCGCCGTGGCCGAATGGCAAGGTTTAGAATTACCAGAAGCAATCTTCCATAGCCAAATTATTTCTTTGTCGTTGAACTCCAAGGGACTGCTAGCAGAAACTAACTTTCTGACTGATTCGGAAATTATCCCGGCTTCTGCACCACTTTCTCAAACTGTAAAGGCGTTAGAATATATACCAGATGCGGCAGGTTTGGTGATTTCCAGTTCTCATTTAGACAATTTGGGTAAAAGTGATTTAGCCCAACTCTGGACACAAGTCAAAACGGCGCTCTCTGGTTCTGGAACTGATGCAATTTCTACCTTGGTAAAACCTTTGGCAGAAGTTCAGAAAAGCCAGGGGATAAATTTGGCAGAGGATATCTTTAATTGGGTAAAAGGAGAATATGCCTTAGCGGTGTTACCCCATGCTGGAGAAGGCGCTGCTGGTTGGGTGTTTGTGGTGGAAAAATTAGAGGATGTCCCAGAAGGAATTTCGCGTTTAGATGCGATCGCCTCGTCTCGTGGACTCAGTATTAGTTCTTTCAACTTGAATCAACAAAAAATCTTTGCTTGGACAGAGTTAAATGCTGTCAGTAAAGAAACTGAGACTAAAGCCAGCCCAGCATTTGCTATTGAGGCTAAAGTTCAGGGAGTACACACAACTCTCGGAAATTACGAAATTTTTGCTTCTAATTTGGAAACTTTGAACGAAGTCATCACCACCAAGAAAGGTTCTTTGATTAGCGATGACAATTTCCAAGATAGTATCGCTACTATTCCCCAACCCAATCAGGGCTATGTCTATCTCGATTGGACAAAAAGCAAAACCCTCTTAGAGCGTCAACTACCGATTTTGCAGTTAGTGGAAGTAGTGGGTAAACCATTTTTTCAAAATTTGCGATCGCTCACAATCAGCAGTTACGGTCACGAGAAAGGATTACTCAAAGGCGGAATCTTATTCAGACTTGACCATTAATAGCAGAGAATAGGGAGTTATCAAGTCTCCCCTCTCCTTACTAAGGTTGGGGGTGAGGTTCTTTATTAAAGGTCAAACTGAATCATCCAACGCATCTACTAACAAAATGCTGTTGAGTAGATTTAATTCACTAGAGGCGAGAAAATAGCGATCGCTAAAAATAGTTTCCAATTGGCTAAAAACCCTCCGCCCAGCCACAGCCGCCCAAGGAAATTTTTTATATTGTGGAACTACAGGCATAACCAAACCTTGTGGTGTTAAACTTCTTCCTAAAGTCTTCTTCCATGTATCGGGTTCTTCTAACACTTGTTTTGGACTATCATCGTCTGAATCTTTCCGCCAAAAATGAGGATAATCAAGGGGAATACTCACAACAATATTTTGTGTTCTCAAACTTTGGAGTGTGGAATATTCTAAAGTTGATTCTTCCTTTTCTCGAATTAAAAGTTGATGTAATTCCTTCGCCGGACGTTTGAGTTTAGGTGGAAACTTGCCATTTTTATCTTGATAAATTACTCTCAGTAATCCTAAAAGTTGCTGGCTATGTTCTTGAATATATTTCCGCCATCCTTCAAAACTAAATTTTTCCTCGGTGCGGCGATTAGACCAGTCTTCCATCCAGAAAGGACCAATACAGGTTAAATAATCAGGAATTACTAAATTGGCATTTTCTAAAGATGGTAATAACAGACTTAAAGGTGTAGATACAGCTATGATAAAAGCTTCCAAATTAGCATAATCTACATAAGATTTGGCTTGTCTATCACCGATATTACCCTTTAATGTAAACTCAGCAAAGATTTGTCGCGTTAACATCTCTGCTTTTTTGACAATACCTTTCTCCTCTTCTGATTGATGATCATAGACAAAAACTCGTGCTTCTTGCAAAAAAGTCCAGACATCATCAGACATTAAATTTAATAATTCTTCATCCCCAACTGACCCCACCGGGACTAAAGCCAGACGCTGGTTTTTCAGTCCCGCATCCCCTTTAATCCGGGTGTGAATTGTAGAACGTAGCATCATCAATAAAGTTAATAAATCACTAGATTGACGTAACCAGCGCCTTGAGTTATCAATATCCTCCTCTACAACAAAACCATCATTAATCAGCATTACCAATCGTCTGGCTTTATCATCTCCAGAAACTAGCGTTTTTGTCTCAGGATCTGTATACATTCCTCGACCTCGATAGATAAGTTGCGCGACTTCCATCAAAGCAGCTTCTATGTTAAATCTAGGAATTGCGGCAATAATCCAATCAGTTTTGGGAAAAGAAACACCTCTAGCCCCTGAAGAAGTCATTAAAAAAACGCGGATTTTATCTCTTTTTTCTTCTTGGACTAATTCTAATCGCTTGTTAGGAGGTACACTTTGATCTAAGATTTCCACTTCAGAATTTTGACAAAGAGCATTTTTACCCCCTATCAATTTCTGCTTTAATTGACGTAAAAAGGCTTTGTCTTGGGCAAAGAAAATTAATTGCTCTGCCCCTGCTTTTAACCCACGTTCAATTTCTTTGTAGGCGTTATTTAATAATTCTTCGTCTAATGTAGCTCGTATTGCTTGACGAATTTGTTGTTGAATATTTGTTTTGATTAGCTTCGGTGTGATAGGTGAAAGGCGGATACTATATTCAATATTAAGTTGAGAAGCCGGATAGCTATTAGTCATGATATGTAATACTGGGTGTTTTCTCAACCCAATTTTGATATCAGTACCCGTAACGCGAAATGGCGCTTCCCCTTGAGTTGGACTAATTAATACTTTATCAGGGGCAGAATCCCCCGAATTAAGATAACTATTCAGGACTATTTCATTACTTAAAGAAGCATCAGCAATAATCAGAATTACTTTAAACGGTGATTGACTTCCTTCAAAAGGTTCAATAAACTGTTGCTGCAACCAATCTGCTAATTTATGAACAAATAGCGCCCCTGCACCATCACCAGCCAATTCATCAACCATTGCGATGATAGTAGGGATTCTGGCTGCAAAATTGCGGCGTTCTTGTTGTCCTGGTTTGGTATGAGCTTTTTTAGCAAATAAATTTCCTAAAGCATCAATTGTAGTTTTTTGATCCAGGTGTCGATAACCTTGAATTGCTGCTGTCATCACCAGATGATTTACTTGGGGATTGTGTTCTAATAATTTACGGGCGGAACTGGCAAGAGTTCGGAATACACCGGGACGAGGTATTGATTCTACGCTGTCTTCTCGTTCATTGCGACGACGTTTAAAGCGGCCAGAAGGGACTCCGTTACAATCAATTTCGTGTTCCTGTTCAGGGGTTAAAAAAATGGTACTACCATCAGGATAATTTAAGTTTGTGATGCCATCGACAACTACTGCACTATCTACACAATGTTTCTTACCTTTTGGCTGCATTTCTTCGTACCACTCAGGCGCTGTGGCAATTAAATGAGCATTAGTAGTAATGGTTAAAATATCACGGTGATTTTCATGTTTTTTGGCAAGTTTGGCGGTGACATCCCGATTAATTACCACTCGTGGACTGAGATAAATAAACATAAAACCTTCTGACTGTGCTTCCAGAAATTTAATCACAGCGGTGGTTTTACCAATTCCTGGATTTCCTTCTAAAGCAATAACATTCAGCCTTCCAGTTTGGGCAGATTTCAGACCAGTAATAACTGCACTTTCATGGATTGTTCGCAGAGGAATTTGTTCTGGTAGGTGTTGAAAGATGGATTGAAAATGAACCAGAGGACTACTACCAAAGAATTTATGCAGCGATTCTGTTGTTTCAATATTGGCGATCGCATCCTGCTGAGAAAATTCTTGCATAGGGTTGTAGAAACCTGTCACCTGTTCTGTAAATTGGTAGTGCAGTGACGTTTCTGAATTAGGTTTTTGCCTGAGTTGCTTGGCTTGGCGCTCAAAATCCGAGGGAAGCGATCGCACCAATTTATTAAAGGCTACACGGATTTCTGTTGACAGTGCATCAGGTTGGTCATCTAATTTGCGGGTGTGGCGATATGCTTCTCCTAGAGATGTCATCAGCTTAGTTCTAGGATTTGGTTCTGATTCTTCAAAAAAATGGGCAGCAATACTTTCACAGCCATTGGAAGTAATAGCGATCGCTCTAGCACTACAACCACCCTCTAACCGTCCTTGTTTTCTTAACAAATTTATCAGCCGCTCAGTATAAGATGAGGCTTGACATAACTTAAACAAAGGTTTATCCAAACCACTGAAAGCTGCCAGGTGATTTTTCAGACTTGACGAAAACAAAAATTCCCCACCTTCCACCTCAGCACAAACCCTAGAAAAAACACCTCGTGAATCAATATAACGAGCATAACGGCTCATTTCCTCTCGGTGAGCAGCTTCTGTGGTAAAGTCTGCCAATTTTGCCGGCGCATTATAGGAAAACTCCAAACACAGAAGGAAATGCTCAAACTTTTGTCTGGTATTCTTTCCACTCGATAACCAAAGCAAAAAATCTGCTCTTGCTGGTTGTCCTGTTGTGACTAATCCTAAATCTGGTTGTCCAGCGAGATTAAAAGCCGCCTTAAATTCTTGTGCTGTTTTCTCCTTTTCCGCTTCACGTTGCATCTGCTGTGCCGGAAGCATCAACGGACACCAAATAGCTGCCAACTGTGGCTGACGGACTGGTACATACTTGAGGCATTCCCGCATTGCTGTCCAGCCTAACCCATAGCCCAATCCCAGCAGATGACGCACCATTGAGCCAACCCATGCTTGAGCATTTGGATCGGTCAACTTCAGAGTTTTCACCAACTGGCTATAGATGTCTGCATTCTTGACCTCTTGCCAAGGTTTCAGCAGCAGATGTTGGTCACTAAGTAACTTTTGATGAATCAGATTTTGCAGAACTCCGCGTTTGACAGCAATTTCAAACACCTGTCCCCATATAGATGCTTGTTCTAAAAATGAACTTTGCTTAACTTCCTGTTCCATAAAACTAATCCAAATCCTTGAAAAAAAGGGCGTTGCTGATTGAAAATATGAATTAGGCTCACGCAAAGGCGCATTCGTTGAAAACGTTCCCGTAGGGTAGGCGCAAAGGTAGGAAGAAAAATTAAGGTAATTTTGGCATTTCATACTTTAGTTCAGCAACGCCAAAACAAGAATTGAAATGTGAATCTTGCAGAACCCTCATCAGGAAAATGAGCGAACCAAAACCACTCCTTCTGCTCTCTCTGTGTCCTCTGCGCCTCTGCGGTATGCGCTACGCGCACGCTACGCGAACGTTAAAAAAACTGACTAAAAAATTGGGTTATATCAAGTCCGTTTGAAGACTTACGAAACACGAAAACCTGCCAAACCTTTGCTTTATCTCCCCTCCTCGCTTGCCTACGGTGTACACACAAGGGATCGAATCGCCCCCTAACCCCCAATTATGGGGGAACCAGAATTTTCAAAGTCCCCCAAACTTGTGGGATTTAGGGGGCTAAACAGGCTCAAACGCAGACAGGCAAGACTTGTGTGTACACCGTAGCCTCGCTTGCGGGGAGGGGTTGGGGGTGGGGTTTTATGATTGTGGTAATCCTAACTAATTAAACAGACATAATATTACTTCCTGCGGTGCAGAACTTGAGAAATATGAGTTAGTAAAGCCGGATAGCTGAGATACACCTTACCTTTGCGCCGATTATGTAATACTTCCACCTCTCCCGCCGCCTCAACAGTATTTGGTGATATCCAACGAAAAGGATCTAAAACGGGAATCAGTTGTCCACGTTCCGCTTCAATAAAATGTAACCCCCGCAAAACAGCAATTAAGCAAGGATTAACAGGAGAATTTTGCTCTGCATTCACAAGATGTTGGCGAGCGCGTTCTGTCCAAGTAATATCACTTACCCGTTGGTCAGACACTAGAAAATAGACACAAAAACCAGACTGTGGCCGTTCCTGTTCTTGAACTGCAAACAGTGTCGCAAAAGTGTAAACCGGAATTACATCTCGCACCCGAACAGTTTCTACAGAATGCAAAAAATTAGTGTGATCTGCTGCGTGTAAAATTTCAAATGCAGCTTCACCTTTAGCGCGGTTTTGTAATCTTGTCGCTGGGAATACATCCCGCAGCATAGTATAAATATTTAAATCAGGAAAAGTTTGAAAAACATCTTCTAAAAATTCCTTCGGTGTTAAAGCCGAATTGTAATCTGCTGTGCGGTTAAACCTGCGACCACGATAAGCATGAGACAGCAAAATAATATGCTCACAGCCTTGGTTTTTTAGATAACGAATTTCTTCTTGTACTAAGCGTTGCTTTTTCAACTGTTCTGGAGAATCAACAATATCAGACTGGATTCTTTCCGCTTTGAGTTCATAACCAGAAACAGGATTAACTACAGCAGTAGCAGTATAACTTTGAGTTAGAAAAAGATAACCTTTTTCTTCTGGATTTAAGTCAACAGCCTCATTACAAGGACGAGTTGCATAGGAAATTAAACCAATTTTTGGTACTTCTGGAGGTACTGGTGTACTAATAGCCAAAGGAAAAGCACTTAATAAAGCATTAAAAATATTTCCTTTTATAAATTTAGTACTTTTATTCTGTTTAGCCAAATTGTCGAGAATAACTCCTTGCATTCTGATATTAGTATCTTCAGCTAATATCGCTTCTAAAGTTTGGGCTGCTGCATAGACGTAATTATCACCACTGGTTTCGTCAGTAGTTTTACCTTGCTCTTGGAGTCGTAGCATTAAGGTAGTAAAATCAGACTTCCTGCTTTGGTTTAATTTATCAATAATCCGCCATAAACAGCAGTAAACCAATACTGTAAAAGCAGCAACAGCCGCCGCATGATATTGTTTATTTTTTTCATCCCTTTTTTGTTTGTTACGATTTAAAAGTTCAGCGTCATAATCAATGATGACTGCTGCTGGTAAAGTCCATTCTCCAACATGACCAGCATTGGGAGATAATTCATACTTCCATTGTTTTTCTTCTTTATTAAAAGAGAAAGAGCGAGGAACCCAAATAATTTGCAGCAGTTTTTGTGTTAATAACCTTTGGGCTTGAATTGGATAGCTATCGCCTTTGGTTACTAAATCATGTTCAGAAATATCTGTAGTTACATGAACAGAAAATAAAAGCCCTGGTGTTTCAGGAGTATTGCAAATTTCAATGTGTTTAAACCATTCGACATTTTCACGGCTAGTTTGAGGAGAACTTTTAAGTAAATCCCTGACTCCAGATTCTGCACCTTCTAAACGTGACCATTCAATAATGCTCCGTTTGACACAAATAAATTGTTGAGAAGATTGCTTTTGCACCTGGGAAATAACTTTTTCACCTTTGGTTTTGAGTACATCAATTAAACTAGAAGCAATTGTTTGCATTGAAGACTCACGTTTTCGTAAATCCGCTATAACTTGTTGGATATCTGTCTTAGAAGATGTTTTCATCTCTGTGATGATTTTTTCAACAAAATTAGGTAAAGCTTCTGCACTTATTCCTTCTTCATCTTTAAGAGGAATAACAATTCTTAAAAAAATCAGTTCAGCTAGGCGACGACATACTCTCCAAGGGTTTTGGGCTACTGTTTTATCATCTGTTTTTAGTTCTTCTTCAATTTTGTCAAGTCGTGCTAAAAAAGCGGATTTCTGCTGCTCAGGATTATTACCATTAATCCGAAAGCGATAGCTAACCTCGCGGACTACCCCATAACTCGTTCCTTGCTGATTTCTGGTTTTTTCCTCGAAGATTTGAGTTTCCCATTCCGCCCAAACTGGGAGACAGTAATAGAAAGTTGCTTTATTCAAGTATTCTGATAAATCAAATTCAGCACCAACGCCAAAACCATCCGTTAAATCAACGCTGTAACCGACTTCTGTTGCAGATGTGAGTAAATTGCTGACACGATGGACATATTCTGCTAAAAGCTGGTGTTTGGGTTGACTATTCGTGGGACTATATTGAGCGATCGCCTCCATAATCCGCAGGGTAATTGTCTGTCTTACCCGTGCTAAGGCTTCATCATCTAAAAAGTTAAGAAATCGAGTTAATTGGCTATCTGTTCTATCTCGCTCTGCACGTAAGCTATCAATAGCTGCTTCAATATCATCTTCATCCCAATCTAGCTGATTCTGCACATAGTCCCTAACTGCACTACACATCCGTTCAAAGTAATCATCAGCATCAATTTGTTCACGAGCTAAAATTACCTTGGCGACAGACTTATTTTTGATATTAATCTTAGCCTCAGCATCAGGGAAAGCAATCGGCACAAGGTTAGCTGTTTGTGGTTTATGCTGAAAATAAGCCCCTGTATTTTTTGCTAGTTGCTGAAGTTGTTTAATCGGTTGATCTAGCAACAGTGTTGACAATGAATTTTCTTGGGGTAATGCAGCCT from Nodularia sp. LEGE 06071 includes the following:
- a CDS encoding DUF3352 domain-containing protein, translated to MSNVNSQRSLFGFLVAGAIALLIMSAGLYWFFAKSPVNLLASTSSPNAAIFVSKLAPVTVSLLTNPERLQSLERQGELSQLKTSLLAKSGINYKQDIQPWLGNEITLSVTTVDIDRDAENGRQPGYLMALATDKPEKSREFLDLLFSRRVLAGANLAVEEYEGVKLISDSQPQPDSLAGAVVDGFVLFANDRSVLRDAINNVQAPDLNLSSSSQYQKATQQLPKASLATAFLNLPAVAEWQGLELPEAIFHSQIISLSLNSKGLLAETNFLTDSEIIPASAPLSQTVKALEYIPDAAGLVISSSHLDNLGKSDLAQLWTQVKTALSGSGTDAISTLVKPLAEVQKSQGINLAEDIFNWVKGEYALAVLPHAGEGAAGWVFVVEKLEDVPEGISRLDAIASSRGLSISSFNLNQQKIFAWTELNAVSKETETKASPAFAIEAKVQGVHTTLGNYEIFASNLETLNEVITTKKGSLISDDNFQDSIATIPQPNQGYVYLDWTKSKTLLERQLPILQLVEVVGKPFFQNLRSLTISSYGHEKGLLKGGILFRLDH
- a CDS encoding helicase-related protein, with product MEQEVKQSSFLEQASIWGQVFEIAVKRGVLQNLIHQKLLSDQHLLLKPWQEVKNADIYSQLVKTLKLTDPNAQAWVGSMVRHLLGLGYGLGWTAMRECLKYVPVRQPQLAAIWCPLMLPAQQMQREAEKEKTAQEFKAAFNLAGQPDLGLVTTGQPARADFLLWLSSGKNTRQKFEHFLLCLEFSYNAPAKLADFTTEAAHREEMSRYARYIDSRGVFSRVCAEVEGGEFLFSSSLKNHLAAFSGLDKPLFKLCQASSYTERLINLLRKQGRLEGGCSARAIAITSNGCESIAAHFFEESEPNPRTKLMTSLGEAYRHTRKLDDQPDALSTEIRVAFNKLVRSLPSDFERQAKQLRQKPNSETSLHYQFTEQVTGFYNPMQEFSQQDAIANIETTESLHKFFGSSPLVHFQSIFQHLPEQIPLRTIHESAVITGLKSAQTGRLNVIALEGNPGIGKTTAVIKFLEAQSEGFMFIYLSPRVVINRDVTAKLAKKHENHRDILTITTNAHLIATAPEWYEEMQPKGKKHCVDSAVVVDGITNLNYPDGSTIFLTPEQEHEIDCNGVPSGRFKRRRNEREDSVESIPRPGVFRTLASSARKLLEHNPQVNHLVMTAAIQGYRHLDQKTTIDALGNLFAKKAHTKPGQQERRNFAARIPTIIAMVDELAGDGAGALFVHKLADWLQQQFIEPFEGSQSPFKVILIIADASLSNEIVLNSYLNSGDSAPDKVLISPTQGEAPFRVTGTDIKIGLRKHPVLHIMTNSYPASQLNIEYSIRLSPITPKLIKTNIQQQIRQAIRATLDEELLNNAYKEIERGLKAGAEQLIFFAQDKAFLRQLKQKLIGGKNALCQNSEVEILDQSVPPNKRLELVQEEKRDKIRVFLMTSSGARGVSFPKTDWIIAAIPRFNIEAALMEVAQLIYRGRGMYTDPETKTLVSGDDKARRLVMLINDGFVVEEDIDNSRRWLRQSSDLLTLLMMLRSTIHTRIKGDAGLKNQRLALVPVGSVGDEELLNLMSDDVWTFLQEARVFVYDHQSEEEKGIVKKAEMLTRQIFAEFTLKGNIGDRQAKSYVDYANLEAFIIAVSTPLSLLLPSLENANLVIPDYLTCIGPFWMEDWSNRRTEEKFSFEGWRKYIQEHSQQLLGLLRVIYQDKNGKFPPKLKRPAKELHQLLIREKEESTLEYSTLQSLRTQNIVVSIPLDYPHFWRKDSDDDSPKQVLEEPDTWKKTLGRSLTPQGLVMPVVPQYKKFPWAAVAGRRVFSQLETIFSDRYFLASSELNLLNSILLVDALDDSV
- a CDS encoding rhodanese-like domain-containing protein; translated protein: MTGNPSGQLITQISVEELAQRLSSGDASIQLVDVREPQELAAAKIEGFVNLPLSEFVEWGDQVPTMFNPQAETLVLCHHGIRSAQMCQWLMVQGFTNVKNITGGIDAYSLLVDDSIPQY